One part of the Sporosarcina ureae genome encodes these proteins:
- a CDS encoding sigma 54-interacting transcriptional regulator: MSAFSGSKLRTSGSFCPQYSVNQASSIYTLTNNKEIASSNIFFSNSGKRYSIYQRNIPLLIGKQKIGNILITKDFSKTEDFIETLYVRQTEVAQDDINKEKQHSSFFSDTKALSSILKELKQLENPSANLIFYGDRGTGKNALARFYAENILSKPVYMINCGLLSSQSLSNMLFGSNSKAGYLELAHKGALIIDKLTLMPLFIQERLFNALKTNTIIRNGCDEEIEIDTQIISLLNEKPWEAIQEQRLNENLFYELSSFSFYIPSLQEQQISIMQYAEYFLELFGSNNSNTKHSFALETVTFLKNYHFPGNLRQLKHMIEWMINRSPTESEFKINHLPEYLQTVDAQIESTTTATYNPKIDLVETVEQYERQIIENTLNRCNYHLTNTANQLGISRQNLNYKIKKHQIEFEK, from the coding sequence TTGTCCGCATTCAGTGGCTCAAAACTCCGCACTAGTGGCTCATTTTGTCCGCAATACTCAGTCAATCAGGCTTCTTCAATTTATACACTTACCAACAACAAGGAAATCGCATCTAGCAACATATTCTTTTCAAATAGTGGAAAGAGATATAGCATCTATCAGAGAAATATACCACTTCTTATCGGCAAACAAAAAATCGGAAATATTCTCATTACAAAAGACTTTTCAAAAACCGAAGATTTTATTGAAACTCTTTATGTCCGGCAAACAGAAGTAGCACAAGATGATATAAATAAAGAAAAGCAGCATTCAAGTTTCTTTTCAGACACTAAAGCGCTATCTTCAATACTAAAGGAGTTAAAACAACTGGAAAACCCTTCTGCTAACCTTATATTTTATGGTGATCGAGGTACAGGAAAAAATGCTTTAGCTCGCTTCTATGCTGAGAACATTCTGAGTAAGCCTGTATATATGATCAACTGCGGCCTTCTTTCTTCTCAATCACTGTCCAATATGCTATTTGGTTCAAACAGTAAAGCAGGTTACTTAGAACTTGCACATAAAGGTGCATTGATAATAGATAAGTTGACGTTAATGCCGCTATTTATCCAGGAAAGACTTTTTAATGCGCTTAAAACCAACACGATTATACGCAATGGGTGTGATGAGGAAATCGAGATAGACACACAAATTATTTCTCTATTGAATGAAAAGCCTTGGGAGGCCATTCAGGAACAGCGATTGAACGAAAACCTCTTCTACGAACTCAGCTCATTCTCTTTTTACATTCCTTCCTTACAGGAGCAGCAGATATCAATCATGCAGTACGCAGAGTATTTTCTTGAGCTATTTGGAAGTAATAACAGTAATACAAAGCACTCATTTGCATTGGAAACTGTAACCTTCTTGAAAAATTATCACTTTCCCGGTAATTTGAGACAACTAAAACATATGATTGAGTGGATGATTAATCGCTCTCCTACTGAATCTGAATTTAAAATAAATCATTTACCAGAATACTTACAAACGGTAGATGCGCAAATAGAAAGTACAACAACAGCAACTTACAATCCTAAAATTGATTTGGTAGAAACAGTCGAACAATATGAAAGGCAAATTATCGAGAATACATTGAACCGCTGCAATTATCACTTAACCAATACGGCAAATCAACTTGGAATTTCCAGACAGAATTTAAACTATAAAATCAAAAAGCATCAAATCGAGTTTGAGAAATAG